From a single Sporosarcina oncorhynchi genomic region:
- the uvrC gene encoding excinuclease ABC subunit UvrC: MKDRQGTVIYVGKAKVLKNRVRSYFTGSHDAKTQRLVGEIEDFEYIVTGSDIEALILELNLIKQYDPKFNIMLKDDKTYPYLKLTAERHPKLIVTRQLKKDKGKYFGPYPNATAAHETKKLLDRLYPYRKCYKMPDRVCLYYHLGQCLAPCVNEVKTETYKEMIDDISRFLNGGYKHMKKELTEKMSVAAENLEFERAKEYRDQISNIEAVMEKQTMMMNDFTDRDVFGYAVEKGWMCVQVFFVRQGKLIERDVSIFPLYQDPEEEMLTFIGQFYGKTGHLLPKEVLLPEGINQQIVQELLKVHVYIPQRGKKKDLLKLSMKNAEISLSQKFQLIERQEQRTIGACEDLGEAMNISTPLRIEAFDNSHTGGVDPVSAMVSFIDGKPNRKDYRKYKTKTAAAHDDYGAMREVIRRRYTRVLKDDLPLPDLIIIDGGKGQMEIARDVIEDELGLSIPIAGLAKDEKHQTAQLLYGNPIEVVPLKRTSEAFYLLQRIQDEVHRFVITFHRQRRDTNSLTSVLDELPGIGPKRKKQLLKHFGSMKKIKEANTEQLIEAGMPAKVAESVMSYFNEEIIAEEIQDDQ, from the coding sequence ATGAAAGACCGTCAAGGTACAGTCATATACGTAGGAAAAGCAAAAGTGCTCAAAAACAGGGTACGCAGCTATTTTACTGGATCACATGATGCGAAAACGCAACGTCTTGTAGGTGAGATTGAGGATTTTGAATATATCGTAACGGGTTCTGACATAGAAGCACTAATTCTTGAATTAAATCTCATTAAGCAATACGATCCAAAATTCAATATCATGCTTAAGGATGATAAAACATATCCGTATTTAAAACTGACTGCTGAACGTCATCCGAAACTAATTGTTACGCGCCAACTGAAAAAAGATAAAGGTAAGTATTTCGGACCTTATCCGAATGCTACGGCAGCGCATGAGACGAAAAAGTTGCTTGACAGGCTCTATCCTTACCGGAAATGCTATAAAATGCCTGATCGTGTCTGCCTTTATTATCATCTTGGCCAGTGTCTTGCCCCTTGTGTAAATGAAGTGAAAACGGAAACGTACAAAGAAATGATCGATGATATTAGCCGTTTCCTCAATGGCGGCTATAAACATATGAAAAAAGAATTGACTGAAAAGATGTCGGTTGCTGCAGAAAATCTCGAATTTGAACGGGCGAAAGAATACCGCGATCAGATTTCAAACATTGAAGCCGTCATGGAAAAACAGACGATGATGATGAATGATTTCACGGATCGTGATGTATTTGGTTATGCAGTTGAAAAGGGTTGGATGTGTGTCCAAGTCTTTTTTGTCCGTCAAGGAAAGCTGATTGAAAGAGATGTTTCTATCTTCCCCTTATACCAGGATCCCGAAGAAGAAATGCTCACATTTATTGGACAATTTTATGGCAAGACAGGTCATTTGTTACCAAAAGAAGTGTTACTGCCTGAAGGTATTAATCAACAGATCGTACAGGAACTATTGAAAGTACATGTCTATATCCCTCAACGAGGTAAAAAGAAAGATTTGCTGAAGCTGTCGATGAAAAACGCCGAGATTTCTTTAAGTCAGAAATTCCAATTGATTGAACGCCAAGAGCAACGTACAATTGGTGCATGTGAAGACTTGGGTGAAGCGATGAACATTTCAACGCCCCTACGTATCGAAGCGTTTGATAACTCCCATACGGGTGGGGTGGATCCAGTTTCTGCAATGGTATCATTCATTGACGGAAAGCCAAACCGCAAAGATTACCGGAAATACAAAACAAAAACGGCAGCCGCTCATGATGATTATGGAGCAATGCGTGAAGTCATTAGACGAAGATATACAAGAGTGTTAAAAGACGATTTACCACTGCCTGATCTCATTATTATTGATGGTGGAAAAGGGCAGATGGAAATAGCACGTGACGTGATTGAGGACGAACTGGGGTTATCCATACCCATTGCGGGCCTCGCTAAAGATGAAAAACACCAGACAGCCCAGCTGCTTTACGGTAATCCGATTGAAGTTGTTCCTTTGAAACGCACGAGTGAAGCGTTCTATTTATTGCAACGCATACAGGATGAAGTGCACAGGTTCGTCATAACGTTTCATAGACAGCGACGAGATACTAATTCATTGACGTCAGTTTTAGACGAGTTGCCGGGTATTGGACCGAAACGGAAGAAACAGTTATTAAAGCATTTCGGTTCCATGAAGAAGATAAAAGAGGCCAATACGGAGCAGTTGATTGAAGCTGGTATGCCAGCAAAGGTCGCAGAATCAGTCATGAGTTATTTTAACGAAGAAATAATAGCGGAAGAAATTCAGGACGATCAATGA
- a CDS encoding DUF2507 domain-containing protein, translated as MTKEIDIHPTRLGYEILKDHVLPSILGKHQDEILYWAGKSVARKFPVFSSDEIPDFFQEAGWGPLSFSDTRTPKDEVWLTLHEEDTTLIENRSYQLEAGFIAEQFQKLNGFLTECYGEKMLKDKQIRFIVKWDSKTKM; from the coding sequence TTGACTAAAGAAATTGACATTCACCCTACCCGACTTGGCTATGAAATATTGAAAGACCATGTGTTACCTTCTATTCTTGGAAAACATCAAGACGAGATTCTATATTGGGCAGGAAAAAGCGTTGCCAGGAAGTTCCCTGTTTTTTCATCCGATGAAATCCCGGACTTTTTTCAAGAAGCCGGTTGGGGTCCGCTATCCTTTTCAGATACACGCACGCCGAAAGATGAAGTTTGGTTGACTCTCCACGAAGAGGATACTACTTTAATTGAAAATAGATCCTATCAGCTCGAAGCTGGTTTCATCGCTGAACAGTTCCAAAAACTGAATGGCTTCCTCACTGAATGCTACGGTGAAAAAATGCTGAAAGACAAACAAATTCGTTTCATTGTCAAATGGGATTCAAAAACAAAAATGTAA
- a CDS encoding long-chain-fatty-acid--CoA ligase, with the protein MKEKPWLDLYPSEIPKTIEYDRIPLQQFLTNSSKKFPGKTAMHFMGKDITFAEFHESALKFANYLKSLGVEKGDRVAIMLPNCPQSAIAYYGILYIGGIVVQTNPLYTERELSYQMSDSGAKVIISLDILYSRISNVLKETKLEHVIITGIKDYLPFPKNLVYPFIQKKEYGIIVKVEHRGMNHLFTEIMKVAKPDPVSYDFNFEEDIALLQYTGGTTGPPKGVMLTHANLISNSQMCNAWLYKCEAGEETVMGILPFFHVYGMTTVLLLSVMQGNKMVLLPKFDFETALKTIDKQKPTLFPGAPTIYIGLLNHPNLSKYDLSSIKACISGSAALPVELQEEFERVTGGKLVEGYGLTETSPVAIANFVWEKRRVSGSIGVPWPDTDARIIGPDSSEPLPNGEVGEIAVSGPQVMKGYWNRPDDTRETFRDGWLLTGDLGYMDDAGHFYVVDRKKDMIIASGFNIYPREIEEILYEHPAIQECVVAGIPDPYRGETVKAYIVLKEGKQISEEELDKYCREQLAAYKVPRKYEFRKELPKTAVGKILRRTLVDEEKKKMEHELKTS; encoded by the coding sequence ATGAAGGAAAAACCTTGGTTGGATTTATATCCGTCAGAGATTCCAAAAACGATTGAATATGATCGGATTCCACTGCAACAATTTTTGACGAATTCAAGTAAGAAGTTTCCGGGCAAAACTGCGATGCACTTCATGGGCAAAGACATCACGTTTGCTGAGTTCCATGAGTCCGCTTTAAAGTTCGCGAACTATCTTAAATCACTAGGGGTGGAAAAAGGAGACCGTGTAGCGATTATGCTGCCAAACTGTCCACAAAGTGCTATTGCTTACTACGGCATCCTGTACATCGGAGGCATTGTCGTCCAGACAAATCCGTTGTACACGGAAAGAGAATTATCGTATCAGATGTCTGATTCGGGCGCAAAAGTCATCATCTCTCTCGATATTCTTTATAGTAGAATATCAAATGTGTTGAAAGAAACGAAGCTGGAACACGTGATTATTACAGGCATAAAAGATTATTTACCATTCCCAAAGAATCTTGTTTATCCATTCATTCAGAAAAAAGAATATGGTATTATTGTAAAAGTAGAACATAGAGGGATGAACCATCTATTCACGGAAATCATGAAAGTGGCAAAGCCTGATCCGGTTTCTTATGATTTCAACTTTGAAGAAGATATTGCATTGCTGCAATATACAGGTGGTACTACGGGACCTCCTAAAGGCGTCATGTTGACTCATGCTAATTTAATCAGCAATTCGCAGATGTGCAATGCGTGGTTATACAAATGTGAAGCTGGAGAAGAGACAGTTATGGGAATCCTGCCATTTTTCCATGTGTACGGTATGACGACAGTCCTTCTGCTCTCTGTTATGCAAGGCAATAAGATGGTGTTGCTTCCAAAATTCGACTTTGAAACAGCCTTGAAGACAATCGACAAACAAAAACCTACGTTGTTCCCAGGCGCACCTACAATTTATATTGGTTTGCTGAACCATCCGAACCTATCCAAGTATGATTTGTCTTCCATCAAAGCATGTATTAGCGGATCTGCTGCATTACCGGTCGAACTGCAAGAGGAATTCGAGCGTGTTACTGGTGGGAAACTAGTAGAAGGATACGGATTGACAGAAACGTCTCCGGTTGCTATTGCAAACTTCGTGTGGGAAAAGCGACGTGTAAGCGGATCAATCGGTGTTCCTTGGCCAGATACGGATGCACGCATTATTGGACCGGATTCAAGCGAGCCTTTACCAAATGGTGAAGTGGGGGAGATTGCTGTAAGCGGACCTCAAGTGATGAAAGGCTACTGGAACAGACCCGATGACACGCGGGAGACATTCCGTGATGGCTGGCTGTTGACTGGAGATCTTGGATATATGGATGACGCAGGTCATTTCTATGTAGTCGATCGTAAAAAAGATATGATTATTGCGAGCGGTTTCAATATTTATCCACGTGAAATTGAAGAAATTTTATATGAGCATCCAGCGATTCAAGAATGTGTTGTTGCCGGTATTCCCGATCCGTATCGTGGGGAAACGGTTAAAGCGTATATTGTCCTTAAAGAGGGTAAACAAATCTCAGAAGAAGAGTTGGATAAGTATTGCCGTGAACAACTTGCAGCCTACAAAGTACCTCGGAAGTATGAGTTCAGAAAAGAACTTCCAAAAACAGCTGTAGGAAAAATACTTCGTCGTACTCTTGTTGATGAAGAGAAAAAGAAAATGGAACATGAACTGAAAACGTCATAA
- a CDS encoding endonuclease MutS2, translated as MENRVLKTLEFDKIREIVATYCTSSAGRAHMVNLVPVTDYNEVVRLLEETDEGLSILRVRGNVPMGGISDIRPHAKRAQIGGVLSAYELMEIANTIRASRILRQFIEAIDADEDIDIPHFLAKKEGLPILTGLEHEISASIDDNGFVMDSASGTLRSIRQSLRMQEGRVREKLEGYTRGRNATKMLSDAIVTIRNDRFVIPVKAEYRSHFGGVIHDMSSSGQTLFIEPDAVVQANNEIRNLKMKEKEEIDKILLDLSLKVQEIAHELFVLVDILSEIDIILAKAKYGTAHKCTKPEVNNEGYIRLAKARHPLLSIDEAVANTIEFGKDITTIVITGPNTGGKTVTLKTVGLCTLMAQAGLPIPALDGSEIAVFESVYADIGDEQSIEQSLSTFSSHMVNIVDILKKFDSQSLLIFDELGSGTDPQEGAALAISILDEVHGTGARVMATTHYPELKAYGYNRPGVANASVEFDIDTLSPTYRLLIGVPGRSNAFEISKRLGLHTHVIDRAKKFTGTDRGEVDSMIASLESSRVQSEKDAEQTHAVLLETENLKRELEAKLSDFEEMKEKLVEKAKEKAKKIVDSARVESEEVISDLRALRMHAGANVKEHELIEARKKLEEASPKDKKKKIVAKAATRPLEVGDEVKVVTYGQKGTLIEKVSNKEWVVQIGILKMRLDESVLEFTKPEKMKETVVSASVRGRDSHVKLELDLRGERYEDALHRTEKYLDDALLSNYHQVSIIHGKGTGALRQGVQTYLKKHPRVKTYRYGEAGEGGHGVTVVELK; from the coding sequence TTGGAAAACCGTGTCTTAAAAACACTTGAGTTTGATAAAATACGTGAAATCGTCGCTACCTATTGCACGTCTTCAGCAGGTAGAGCGCATATGGTTAATCTTGTACCAGTAACTGATTACAATGAAGTTGTTCGATTACTAGAAGAAACTGACGAAGGACTATCGATATTGCGTGTTCGAGGCAATGTACCGATGGGTGGAATTAGTGATATACGGCCGCATGCAAAGCGCGCACAGATCGGAGGCGTACTCAGTGCATACGAATTGATGGAAATCGCCAATACGATTCGGGCTAGCAGAATCCTGCGCCAATTTATTGAAGCCATCGACGCCGATGAAGATATTGACATCCCGCATTTTTTGGCAAAAAAAGAAGGATTGCCTATACTTACCGGATTGGAACACGAAATCAGTGCTTCCATCGATGATAACGGATTTGTAATGGACAGTGCATCAGGCACTTTACGTTCCATCAGACAAAGCCTTCGAATGCAGGAAGGGCGCGTACGTGAAAAACTTGAAGGGTATACCCGTGGTAGAAATGCAACTAAGATGCTGTCCGACGCGATTGTCACCATTCGTAATGATCGTTTTGTCATTCCTGTCAAAGCAGAATACCGCTCACATTTTGGAGGGGTCATCCACGATATGTCTTCTTCTGGACAGACATTATTCATCGAACCTGATGCAGTCGTCCAAGCCAATAATGAAATACGCAACTTAAAGATGAAAGAGAAAGAGGAAATCGATAAAATTTTACTTGATCTGTCCTTGAAAGTGCAGGAAATCGCTCATGAGTTGTTCGTTCTAGTTGATATTTTATCTGAAATCGATATTATCCTTGCGAAAGCTAAATATGGAACTGCTCATAAATGCACAAAACCCGAAGTGAACAATGAAGGATATATTCGTCTAGCGAAAGCGAGACACCCGCTTTTGTCAATTGATGAAGCTGTTGCAAATACGATTGAATTTGGTAAGGACATTACGACAATTGTAATAACAGGTCCGAATACAGGTGGAAAGACCGTCACATTGAAGACGGTCGGTCTTTGTACATTGATGGCGCAAGCGGGCTTGCCGATTCCAGCGCTTGACGGATCTGAAATTGCGGTGTTTGAATCGGTTTATGCTGATATCGGTGATGAACAGTCGATTGAACAGAGTCTTAGTACATTTTCATCGCATATGGTGAATATCGTCGATATCCTGAAGAAATTTGATTCACAGTCATTACTAATCTTTGATGAACTAGGTTCGGGAACCGATCCGCAAGAAGGGGCGGCACTGGCGATTTCCATATTGGATGAAGTGCATGGTACCGGCGCGAGAGTAATGGCGACAACACATTATCCTGAATTGAAAGCTTATGGCTATAACCGTCCTGGGGTAGCGAATGCAAGTGTTGAATTTGATATTGATACATTAAGTCCAACATATCGCCTGCTTATTGGCGTGCCTGGCCGAAGTAATGCTTTTGAAATATCGAAGCGTCTTGGTCTGCATACGCATGTCATTGACCGCGCCAAGAAGTTTACCGGAACGGATCGCGGAGAAGTAGACTCCATGATTGCTTCGTTGGAATCAAGTCGTGTTCAGTCTGAGAAGGATGCAGAGCAAACACATGCCGTATTGCTTGAAACGGAAAACTTGAAGCGCGAATTGGAAGCGAAGTTGTCCGACTTTGAAGAGATGAAAGAAAAACTTGTGGAAAAAGCTAAAGAAAAAGCGAAGAAAATCGTAGATTCAGCAAGAGTTGAATCGGAAGAAGTCATTTCGGATTTACGTGCTTTACGGATGCATGCAGGAGCGAATGTAAAAGAACATGAGTTGATTGAAGCACGTAAGAAGTTGGAAGAAGCCTCTCCAAAAGATAAAAAGAAGAAAATAGTTGCAAAAGCCGCCACACGTCCACTTGAAGTCGGAGACGAAGTGAAAGTCGTCACCTATGGACAAAAAGGAACACTGATTGAAAAGGTTTCAAATAAGGAATGGGTCGTCCAGATTGGTATCTTAAAGATGCGACTAGATGAATCGGTACTAGAGTTCACGAAGCCTGAGAAAATGAAGGAAACGGTCGTTTCGGCATCTGTACGCGGAAGAGATTCACATGTGAAGCTTGAGCTCGACTTGCGCGGAGAACGTTATGAGGATGCTTTACACCGAACGGAGAAATATTTGGATGACGCCTTATTGTCCAATTATCATCAAGTTTCCATCATTCACGGCAAAGGTACGGGCGCTTTACGGCAAGGTGTTCAAACCTATTTGAAGAAGCATCCTCGCGTCAAAACCTATCGTTATGGGGAAGCGGGCGAAGGTGGACACGGCGTAACTGTCGTCGAATTAAAATAA
- a CDS encoding electron transfer flavoprotein subunit alpha/FixB family protein gives MSKKILVLGEAREGALRNVSFEAVAAAKTVSGGGEIVGVLFGDAVQSLGEEMIKFGADRVITVEHPHLKHYTSDGYSQAFMAVYEQEKPEAIVFGHTALGKDLSPKIASKLSTGLVSDVTAIEGEGDDAIFIRPIYSGKAFEKVKNKEGLLFISIRPNNIAPLEKDEGRSGDVSSMSVDITNLRSVIKDVVRKSTDGVDLSEAKVVVAGGRGVKSAEGFEPLEELAKLLGGAVGASRGACDADYCDYSLQIGQTGKVVTPDLYIAAGISGAIQHMAGMSNSKVIVAINKDPEANIFKVADYGIVGDLFEVIPMMIEEIKKVKSN, from the coding sequence ATGTCTAAAAAAATATTAGTACTTGGTGAAGCTCGTGAAGGAGCATTGCGTAACGTATCATTCGAAGCGGTCGCGGCAGCGAAAACAGTATCAGGCGGTGGAGAAATCGTCGGTGTCCTGTTTGGAGATGCAGTACAATCCTTAGGAGAAGAAATGATCAAATTTGGTGCGGATCGTGTAATCACAGTCGAGCATCCACATTTGAAACACTATACATCTGACGGCTATAGCCAAGCTTTTATGGCTGTATATGAGCAGGAAAAACCCGAAGCGATCGTTTTCGGTCATACTGCATTAGGAAAAGATTTGTCACCAAAAATTGCTAGTAAACTATCAACAGGTTTAGTGTCTGACGTTACAGCAATCGAAGGTGAAGGAGATGACGCAATCTTCATCCGTCCAATCTATTCCGGTAAAGCATTTGAAAAGGTGAAGAACAAGGAAGGACTTTTGTTCATCTCAATTCGTCCGAACAATATTGCTCCACTCGAAAAGGATGAAGGTCGTTCAGGCGATGTATCTTCTATGTCAGTGGACATTACAAACTTGCGCTCTGTCATTAAAGATGTTGTCCGTAAATCTACTGACGGTGTCGATCTGTCTGAGGCTAAAGTCGTTGTTGCAGGTGGACGCGGTGTGAAAAGTGCAGAAGGCTTTGAACCTCTTGAGGAATTAGCGAAACTACTTGGCGGCGCAGTTGGCGCTTCACGTGGAGCTTGTGACGCAGATTACTGTGATTACTCACTGCAAATCGGTCAAACAGGTAAAGTTGTAACACCTGATCTATATATCGCGGCAGGCATCTCCGGCGCAATCCAGCACATGGCAGGAATGTCTAACTCGAAAGTAATTGTAGCAATTAATAAAGATCCTGAAGCAAATATCTTCAAAGTCGCGGATTACGGTATCGTCGGAGATCTATTCGAAGTTATCCCGATGATGATTGAAGAAATCAAAAAAGTGAAATCTAACTAA
- a CDS encoding succinate dehydrogenase cytochrome b558 subunit: MSRESDFYLRRLHSLLGVIPVGLFVAQHLVINHFATRGEEAFNNASNFMGNLPFVLFLEWFIIYIPLMFHAFYGVYIAFTAKNNVQRYGTFRNWMFMLQRITGVILVVFIAWHIWETRIQKALGAEVNYDMMAEILSSPFMLVFYIVGVLAATFHLANGLWSFAVTWGIAQSPHSQKIVSYITIVVFLVLSVIGVQALLAFV, from the coding sequence TTGTCGAGAGAATCAGATTTTTACTTGCGCCGACTGCACTCATTGCTCGGAGTTATTCCGGTTGGGTTATTTGTCGCTCAACACTTGGTAATAAACCATTTTGCAACTCGCGGTGAAGAAGCATTCAATAACGCATCCAACTTTATGGGGAACTTGCCGTTCGTGCTGTTCCTGGAATGGTTCATCATTTATATTCCACTAATGTTCCATGCGTTCTATGGTGTGTACATAGCTTTCACTGCGAAAAACAACGTTCAGCGATATGGTACGTTCCGTAACTGGATGTTCATGCTGCAACGTATTACAGGTGTGATCCTTGTCGTCTTCATCGCTTGGCACATTTGGGAAACTAGAATCCAAAAAGCATTGGGCGCTGAAGTGAATTACGACATGATGGCTGAAATATTATCTAGTCCATTCATGCTTGTGTTCTACATCGTCGGTGTTCTTGCTGCGACATTCCACTTGGCAAACGGCCTATGGTCATTTGCTGTAACATGGGGAATCGCTCAATCTCCGCATTCACAAAAAATCGTGTCATACATTACAATTGTTGTATTCTTAGTGCTTTCTGTTATCGGCGTTCAAGCACTGCTTGCGTTCGTGTAA
- a CDS encoding TetR/AcrR family transcriptional regulator: MKRDKPKYKQIVDAAVIVIAENGYHQAQVSKIAKEAGVADGTIYLYFKNKEDILISVFREKMGIFAENVKEILEKEIPATEKLYKMIDNHFSLLYNDRHLAIVTQLELRQSNKDLRSQINEVLKEYLTLLDSILKEGIDQGEFEKGIDIRLARQMVFGTIDETITSWVMNDQKYDLLKLAPEVHRLILKGMIG, translated from the coding sequence ATGAAACGAGACAAACCTAAGTATAAACAGATTGTGGATGCCGCTGTTATTGTCATTGCTGAAAACGGCTATCACCAGGCGCAAGTATCTAAAATTGCCAAGGAGGCCGGTGTAGCAGACGGTACAATCTATCTTTATTTCAAAAATAAAGAGGATATCCTCATCTCTGTTTTCAGAGAGAAGATGGGCATCTTTGCCGAGAACGTGAAAGAAATCCTCGAAAAGGAGATTCCAGCCACGGAAAAACTCTACAAGATGATTGATAACCATTTCTCACTGCTTTACAATGATCGTCATCTCGCCATCGTCACCCAGTTGGAATTGCGTCAATCCAACAAAGATCTGCGGTCCCAAATCAACGAAGTGCTTAAAGAATACTTAACTTTACTTGATTCGATTTTAAAAGAGGGAATCGATCAAGGTGAATTTGAAAAGGGGATCGACATACGTCTTGCCCGTCAAATGGTCTTCGGCACAATAGATGAAACGATTACTTCTTGGGTAATGAATGATCAGAAGTATGATTTGTTGAAGTTGGCACCAGAAGTCCATCGACTAATTTTAAAAGGTATGATAGGTTGA
- a CDS encoding electron transfer flavoprotein subunit beta/FixA family protein, with protein sequence MNIYALVKRTFDTEERITVSNGKIVEDGAEFIINPYDEYAIEEAIQVRDANGGEVTVVTIGGEEAEKQLRTALAMGADKAVLINTEDDLDEMDEFSAAKIIAEYLKDKDADLILAGNVAIDGGSGQVGPRVAELLGINYVTTITNLEIDGTSVKIIRDVEGDSETIETSLPLLVTAQQGLNEPRYPSLPGIMKAKKKPLEELELDDLDLDEDDVEAKTETIEIYMPPQKAAGRVLEGDIPDQVKELVNLLNKEAKVL encoded by the coding sequence ATGAACATTTATGCATTGGTAAAACGGACATTTGACACAGAAGAGAGAATTACAGTTTCTAACGGAAAGATTGTTGAAGATGGAGCAGAGTTCATTATCAACCCATATGACGAATATGCAATTGAAGAAGCAATCCAAGTTCGGGACGCGAATGGCGGCGAAGTGACTGTCGTAACAATTGGCGGAGAAGAGGCGGAAAAGCAACTTCGCACAGCACTTGCTATGGGAGCTGACAAAGCTGTACTCATTAATACGGAAGACGATCTTGATGAGATGGACGAATTTTCCGCTGCGAAAATTATTGCTGAATATTTGAAAGACAAAGATGCTGATCTTATTCTTGCGGGTAACGTTGCAATCGATGGTGGTTCTGGTCAAGTCGGACCGCGTGTCGCAGAACTTTTGGGCATCAACTATGTAACAACAATTACAAACCTGGAAATCGATGGGACATCCGTTAAGATTATTCGTGACGTAGAAGGCGATTCTGAAACAATCGAAACTTCCCTTCCATTGTTAGTGACTGCACAACAAGGATTAAACGAACCACGTTATCCATCATTGCCAGGTATTATGAAAGCGAAGAAAAAGCCGCTTGAAGAACTAGAACTGGATGATCTGGATCTCGATGAAGATGACGTTGAAGCGAAAACAGAAACGATCGAAATCTACATGCCTCCACAAAAAGCTGCAGGGCGTGTACTAGAAGGCGACATTCCTGATCAAGTGAAGGAACTCGTTAACCTTTTGAATAAAGAAGCAAAAGTGCTTTGA
- a CDS encoding enoyl-CoA hydratase, producing the protein MEFLKITIEDSIATAVINRPPANALSSGLIREVNELLDTVEHDDDVRVVVLHGEGKFFSAGADIKEFTTVSSGEEFSKLSSAGQEVFERLENFSKPVIAAIHGAALGGGLELAMGCHIRFVTEKAKLGLPELQLGLIPGFAGTQRLPRLVGAAKAAEMLLTSDPVTGEQAVRLGLANQVFSDEELLPKTMEIAKKIAKKSPVAMKAALRMLQYTKHESFRQGVKAEADSFGEVFVSADAKEGISAFIEKREPHFTGK; encoded by the coding sequence ATGGAGTTCTTGAAGATCACTATTGAGGACAGTATTGCAACCGCTGTCATTAATAGACCACCAGCCAACGCCTTGTCGAGTGGCCTTATCAGGGAAGTTAATGAACTTCTCGATACGGTGGAACATGATGATGACGTCAGAGTAGTCGTGCTTCATGGTGAAGGTAAGTTCTTCTCTGCAGGCGCAGACATTAAAGAATTCACGACTGTGTCGTCAGGAGAAGAGTTTTCCAAACTATCGTCGGCTGGGCAAGAGGTTTTCGAGAGATTGGAAAACTTCAGCAAACCGGTTATCGCAGCTATTCATGGCGCGGCTTTAGGCGGCGGACTTGAGCTAGCGATGGGATGTCACATCCGCTTTGTCACAGAAAAAGCAAAGCTTGGCTTGCCGGAATTGCAGTTGGGGCTCATACCAGGCTTTGCTGGAACGCAACGACTTCCACGCTTAGTAGGTGCTGCCAAAGCTGCAGAAATGCTCTTAACAAGTGATCCTGTTACAGGCGAACAGGCTGTCCGTCTGGGATTAGCAAACCAGGTATTTTCTGATGAGGAACTGTTGCCTAAAACGATGGAAATCGCGAAGAAAATTGCGAAGAAAAGCCCGGTTGCGATGAAAGCAGCTCTTCGCATGCTGCAATATACGAAACATGAATCATTCCGTCAAGGTGTGAAGGCTGAAGCCGATTCGTTCGGAGAGGTCTTTGTTTCTGCAGACGCAAAAGAGGGCATTAGTGCATTTATTGAAAAAAGGGAACCGCATTTCACAGGAAAGTAA
- the trxA gene encoding thioredoxin — MAIIHATDQDFKDQTKEGLVLVDFWATWCGPCKMIAPVLEELDGDLAGKAKIVKVDVDENQSTAGEYGIMSIPTLVLFKDGEIVDKVVGFQPKEQLADLIEKHS, encoded by the coding sequence ATGGCAATTATTCATGCTACTGACCAAGATTTCAAAGATCAGACAAAAGAAGGACTCGTACTCGTAGACTTCTGGGCAACATGGTGCGGACCTTGTAAAATGATCGCTCCAGTCCTTGAGGAATTAGATGGCGACCTTGCAGGTAAAGCAAAAATCGTTAAAGTTGATGTCGACGAAAACCAATCTACAGCTGGTGAATACGGCATCATGTCAATACCTACACTCGTTCTTTTCAAAGATGGCGAAATCGTAGATAAAGTTGTTGGTTTCCAACCAAAAGAACAACTTGCTGATTTGATCGAAAAGCATTCGTAA
- a CDS encoding DUF350 domain-containing protein, protein MTKTGFWSHPLVETAGYFSVVVLCLIVSMVLFEIVTKYKNWEEIKKGNVAVAMATGGKIFGVANIFRYSIEQHNTLPQMIGWGLYGFLLLVIAYWLFEFLTPQFHIDKEIEADNRSVGFISLAISVGLSFVIGASIA, encoded by the coding sequence ATGACTAAAACAGGATTTTGGAGCCATCCCCTAGTAGAAACTGCAGGCTATTTCAGCGTTGTCGTCCTCTGCCTCATCGTTTCGATGGTGCTGTTTGAAATTGTCACGAAATATAAGAATTGGGAAGAGATAAAGAAAGGGAATGTGGCAGTGGCGATGGCTACAGGTGGGAAAATATTCGGTGTCGCGAACATTTTCCGTTATTCCATTGAACAGCATAATACGTTGCCCCAGATGATTGGTTGGGGATTATATGGATTTTTATTGCTTGTCATCGCTTACTGGCTGTTCGAATTCCTTACGCCCCAGTTTCATATTGACAAGGAAATCGAAGCGGACAACCGTTCCGTGGGATTTATTTCATTGGCGATTTCAGTTGGTCTGTCATTTGTCATTGGCGCGAGTATAGCTTAG